Proteins from a genomic interval of Planctomycetota bacterium:
- a CDS encoding histidine phosphatase family protein: MILVRHGQTEWNRVERFRGRADVPLNDAGLAQAEATGRRVAAEWRPAAVYSSPLSRALKTAEAIARHFGLPIQPHSGLLDIHYGDWQGLTPDEVRQRWPEIARHWYEAPHRARIPGGETLDDLRSRGLATVRELAACHDGATIVLVGHTVINRILLLAVMGLGNDRFWRLRQDTCAINVFEAEGDDFTVVSLNDTCHLRTEAPPAP; this comes from the coding sequence ATGATCCTCGTCAGACACGGCCAGACGGAATGGAACCGGGTGGAACGCTTCCGCGGGCGGGCCGACGTGCCGCTGAACGATGCCGGCCTCGCTCAGGCCGAGGCGACCGGGCGGCGCGTCGCCGCCGAGTGGCGGCCCGCCGCCGTCTACTCCAGCCCCTTGAGCCGGGCGCTGAAGACCGCCGAGGCCATCGCCAGGCACTTCGGCTTGCCCATCCAGCCTCATTCTGGCCTCTTGGACATCCATTACGGCGACTGGCAGGGTCTGACGCCGGACGAGGTCCGCCAGCGCTGGCCGGAGATTGCCCGCCACTGGTATGAGGCGCCGCATCGGGCCCGAATCCCTGGCGGCGAGACACTCGACGACCTGCGCTCCCGCGGCCTGGCCACCGTCAGGGAACTGGCCGCCTGCCACGACGGGGCAACCATCGTGCTCGTCGGCCACACGGTCATCAACCGCATCCTCCTGCTGGCGGTGATGGGGCTGGGCAACGACCGCTTCTGGCGACTTCGGCAGGACACCTGTGCCATCAACGTCTTCGAGGCCGAAGGCGACGACTTTACCGTTGTGTCGCTCAACGACACCTGCCACCTCCGCACGGAGGCCCCGCCTGCGCCATAG